TCGGACGCCTGCGGCAGGTCGAGCTTGGCGAAGATGTTGTTGGTGTGCTTGCCGACGGCCTTCTCGGTGACGACCAGCCGGGCCGCGATCGCCGCGTTGGAGCGGCCCTCGGCCATCAGCGTGAGCACCTCGCGCTCCCGGTCGGTGAGCCGGTCGAGGGGGCGGCTGCGCGCGGAGACGAGGGCGGCGACGACCTCCGGGTCGAGCACGGTGCCGCCATCGGCGACCTGCCGCACGGCCGCGAGGAAGGCGTCGACGTCGGCGACCCGGTCCTTGAGGAGGTAGCCGATCGAGCCCTCTCCCCCGGCCAGCAGCTGTCGGGCGTAGAGCGGCTCCACCCACTGGCTCAGCACCAGCACCGGGAACGCCGGGCGGGCCTCGCGGACGGCGGTCGCCGCCTCGAGGCCCTCGGTCGTGTGCGTCGGCGGGAGCCGTACGTCGACCACCGCGATGTCGATGTCCTCGCGGGCCAGCGCCCGGGCCAGCGAGGGTGCGTTGTCCACCGCCTCGACGACCTCGATGCCGCCGGCCTCGAGGATCCGGGTCAGGCCCACCCGCAGGAGGGCCTGGTCCTCGGCGAGCACCGCCCGCAACGGCTGCTCCGTCAGGCTGTCCGGCACGGCACCTCCAGCTCCACCAGGGTCGGTCCCCCGGCCGGGCTCAGCACCCGGACGTCGCCGTCGAAGGCGTCCAGCCGCCGCGCGACACCGGCGAGCCCGGAGCCCGTGGCGTCGGCGCCCCCGCGGCCGTCGTCGCCGACCGTGATCCGGAGCCGGTCGCCGTCGTACCTGCCGGTGACCCAGGCCCGGCTCGCAGCCGCGTGCTTGACGGTGTTGGCGAGGCACTCCGCGACCGCGAAGTACGCCGCCGACTCGACCGGCGCCGGCAGCCGCGGGACCTCGACGGCCACCGACGTGGGGACGGGCAGGGCGAGCGCGAGCGCCTGGACCGCGCCGGCGAGGCCCCGGTCGGCCAGCACCGGGGGGTGGATGCCGCGGACCACGCTGCGCAGGTCGTCGAGCGCGTCCATGGTCGTCTCGCGGGCCTCGCGCAGCAGGGCCGCCGCGGCGTCGGGGTCGGTGCGGACGAGCTTCTCGGCGAGGCCGACGTTCATGCCGACCGACGCGATTCGGGCCTGGGCGCCGTCGTGGAGGTCGCGCTCGATGCGTCGCACCTCGGCGGCGTTGTGGTCGAGCGTCTCCGCCCGCGACTCCTCGACCTGCTCGACGCGCTGCTCGAGCCGGGTGACCCGCGAGTCGCCGAGCATCGCCCGCTCGGCCAGCGCCCGTGCCCGGACGAGCGGCGGGGTGACGAACCACCACGCCACGAGGGCCGGGCCGCTGAGGACCAGCAGGAGCAGCCAGATCCAGCCGGAGGCGGTGACGGCGAGGATCAGCCAGGTGACCGGCAGGGTCAGCAGCGCCACCGGCAGCAGCGACATCGCGAAGCCGCCCGACGCCGAGAACCACAGGAAGCCGACATTGCGCCACCGCGCCGGGTCGCGCATCCAGCGCACCGGTCGCACCAGGGCGGCGACCTCGCCGGAGCGGGCGTAGCCGGGGGTGATCTCCTCGTCCAGCAGGCGACCGCTGACCCGGCGGTGCAGGGCCGTGAGCCCCGCCGTCGCCGGTACGACGGCCTGGGCGAGCAGGATCCCCAGCCCCAGCGCCGGCCCGAGCGCCAGGCAGAGGACGGTCAGGATCGCGAGGGCCAGGCTCGGGACGAAGGAGGCGGCGTACGCCGCGGAGACCAGGGTCAGGCGCAGCCGGTCGAGGAGGCCGTCGGCGGTGAGCTCGAACGGCCGCCCGAGTCGGACCGGCGCGAGGATCTGCATCGTCGTGAAGTCTGTCATCGTCCGACCACCTGTGCGCGCACGGACGTGCGGGCGGCGCAGAGGGTGAGCGCCACGACGCCCGCCACGACGGCCGGGACCAGCCACAGCCCGCCGTCCGGGACCGCGCCCTCGTGCCGGGCGATCGCGAAGGGCACGACCGTCGTCAGGGCGGCGAGGGTGCCGAGCACGACGCCGATCGCCGCGACGATCGCCGCCTCGGCCACGACGGACCGCTCGACCTGGCGCGGGGTGGCGCCGATCAGGCGCAGCCGCTGCAGCTCGTCGCGACGGTGCGCGATCGCCGCGACGAACGCGTTGACCACCATGATCGCGGCGAACAGCGACAGCATGCCGACGACGACGTTGTTGAGCAGCGTGATCGTGTCGCTGTCGGGGTTGCCGGCCGGGAGGGTGCGGGCGTCGATGTCCACCAGCAGCAGCGTCCCGACGGCGGCCGAGGTCAGCACCAGCACCGGCGCGAGCACGCCGGCGAGCAGGTGCGCCCTCCGGGCCGTGTTGTACGACGCCAGGTGCCCGCTCGCGCCCGCCCGGCCGACCAGCAGGCCGGCCGGAGCGGCGAACCACCGCAGCAGCACCGGTGCCAGCACGGCGAGCCCGACGCCGACGAGGATCGAGCTCGACCCGCTCGTGGACATCGCGGCGTAGGGGTCCTCGTCGTGCGCGGTCACCGCGACGGTGATCACGGCCATCGCGATGCCGTAGCCGACGAGGACGACGGCGGCGAGGACCCGCCACCAGCGCATCCGGCCCTGCTCCGCGGCCGCCTCCCGGAGGAGGACGCCCGCGGGGCCGCGGGTCGCGCGCCGGGCCGCCACCCAGGTGGCCACGCCGGCGGCGACCAGCACCAGCACGGCGGCGGCGCCGACGGAGGCCGGGCCGGCGTCGTACACGGTGGCGTCGGCGACGAGCCCGCCGGATCGGACCAGGTCGAACAGGGCGTGGCCGGTGACGCTCGCGACGAGCGCGCCGAGCAGCGCGGCGAGGGTCGTCACGGCGGCCGTCTCGCGGACCACGAGCCGCCGGGCCTGGCGCGGGGTGGCCCCGACCGTGCGGAGCAGGCCGATCTCGCCGGCCCGCTGGTGGGTGGTGATGCCGACCGTCGAGGCGACGGAGAAGAGCACGATCATCGAGCCCCAGCCACCGACCACGGCGCCCAGGATGACGAGGGTGTCGGCGTCGGTGCCGCTCGCGGCGGAGGACGACTCGGCCAGCGTGGCGAAGGAGCCGATGAGGACCGTGCCGAGCAGGACCGCGAGGAAGGTGGCGGTCGCCGCGAACGGCCGCTGGCGCAGGCTGCGCAGGGCCAGGGAGTTCATCGGGCCACCACCAGGTCGTCGAGGTGCGCCATCTGGCCGGCGACCGCGTCGGCGGTGGGGTGGGTCATCCGTCCCGCGACGCGGCCGTCGACGAGGAAGACCACTTCGTCGGCGTACGACGCCGCGACGGGGTCGTGCGTCACCATCACCACGGTCTGGCCCATCTCCGTCACGCTGGAGCGCAGCAGGGCGAGGATCTGGCGGGCGGTGGCGCTGTCGAGGGCGCCGGTCGGCTCGTCGGCGAGGACCACCTCGGGGTCGGTCACCAGCGCCCGCGCGATCGCGACCCGCTGCTGCTGGCCGCCGGACATGCTGCCCGGCAGGTGGTGCGCGCGGTCGCCGAGGCCGACCCGCTCGAGCAGGTGGCGGACCTTGGCGCGGTCGGGCCGGTGGCCGGCGAGCCGGGCCGGCAGCGCGACGTTCTGGGTGGCCGAGAGGTAGGGCAGCAGGTGGAAGCCCTGGAAGACGAAGCCGATCCGCTCCCGGCGCAGGCGGGTACGACGGTCCTCGTCCCAGTCGGTGACGTCCTCGTCGCCGATGAGGACCCGGCCGGAGGTGGGCCGGTCGAGGCCGGCCGCGCAGGACAGGAAGGTGGACTTGCCGGAGCCGGACGGGCCCATCACCGCGGTGAAGGTGCCGCGGCGGAACTCGAGGTCGATGCCAGCGAGGGCGGAGATCGTGGCGTCGCCGGTGCCGTAGGTGCGGGTGAGGCCGTGCACGGCGAGGGCCGTGGCGGTGGGGCTGGTGGTCATGCGGTGCTCCTGGGAGTCGTCGGATCGGATGACTCCGACGCTAGGAACGCCGCGCCCCGGCCACGATGGGCCTGCACCGCCAGTGCGGGGTGGGGTTTTCCCCACCCCGGGACCACATCCGGCCACACGCTTTCCACAGTTCGGCGAAAGCGGGTGCGATCCCGGCCGATCAGGCGTATCACGGAAGAGAGACAACCGACCGACCGAAGGGAGCACGACGATGTGCGACCACAGCCCGCAGTGCCCGTCCGCAGGCGACGCCGACTGCTGCACCGCCCACGTGACGTCCGACCACAGCGAGCAGGGCTGGTGCCGCCTGTGCAACGGGGTGATCCTGTTCGACGACGGCGCCTACCTGACGCCCGACGGGCGCCCGATGGAGCTGCGCCGCTCGGCCTGACGGCTAGGCCGAGGTCCCCCGGAGCAGCTCGAGCACCGGCGCGAACATCGTCGACTTGATCGACTCGAGCGTCGCGACGTCCTTGCCCTGGAGAGGGGCGACCCGCGCGACGGCGTCGGCCAGCAGGCCCTCCTCGGCGGCCGTCGCGTCGACGATCCCGGCAGCCTCGGCCTCGGGCCCGCCGAAGCGCGCGCCGGTCGTCATCGCGTCGACCGCGGACCGCGGCGTGAGGCGGGCCTGGATCAGCGCCGCCATGCCGGGCGTGAACGGGATCCGGATGTCCACCTCGGGCAGGCAGAAGAAGCCGCGGTCCGCCCGCATCACCCGCCAGTCGTGCGCGAGCGCGAGCATCGCGCCGGCACCGAACGCGTGCCCGTTGACGGCCGCCACGGTCGGGACCGGCAGCGCGAGGAAGCGCGCGAGCAGGCGCTCGACCCGCTGCGCGTAGCCGCCGAACTCCTCGGGGTTCGCCATCGCCCAGTCGAGGTCGAGCCCGTTGGAGAAGAACTTGCCCCCGCCGGTGGTCACCAGCGGCGTCCCTGCCTCGACGACCCGGTCGAGCGCCGCCTCGACCTCGTCCAGCCAGGCGAGGGTGAACCGGTTCTCGTCGTCGCCGATCGTGAGCACCGCGATGCCGTCGGTGATGTCCAGCGTGGTCATGTCATTGCCTCCTGTGGCCTCCGGTCGGGCTGGCCCAGTGTGGCGGCAACGGCCCGGGAGCGCACTACCCTCGCCCCATGACGAACGCCCCGCTGGCCGATCGCCTCCTCGACGCCCAGGTGGCCTGGCTGGTCGGCCGGCTCACCGGCGACGAGCTGCCCGGCATGGTCGAGCGCGACCTCCGGGCCCTCCTCGACCTGGAGTCCCGGATCACCCTGGCCGACCTCGTCGACGCCGCGCGGGCGAAGCAGATCGTCCGTGAGGCCCTCGCCACCGTCCCGGCCAGCACGGGCGCCAGCACGATCGTCACGATGGTCGCCGACGTCGTGTACGACGGCCCCGAGGCGTCGTACACGCTGGGCGAGGTGGTTGCCCGTGAGGACGTCGAGCGGATCGCCACGGAGGTGCTGTCGCGCACCGACCTCCTGGCGCGACTGCTCGACGACGTGAGCGCCAGCCCGCTCGCCTCGAGCCTGGCCTCGCGCTTCGTCGGCCGCCTCGTCGGCGAGGTGCTGCAGTCGAACCGGGCCGCGGCGGAGAGGATCCCGGGCCTCGGCGCCCTGGTGGCGCTGGGCGTGGGGGCGGCCGGTGTGGTCGCCGGTGCCGCCGACAAGCAGATCGAGGGCGTCCTCGGGATGGGCGCCACCTTCGCGACGCGGCGCCTCAACCGCGTCCTCGTCGAGACCCTCAAGGACCCGGCGGCACGGGCCGCCGTCCTCGAGGTCTACGACCTGTACGCCGACCGCCCGATCCCCCACCTGCGCGACGCCGCGAAGCGCACGGACGTCCACCAGACCGCCGGCCTGCTGCAGGACGTCGCCATCTCGGGCGCCACCAGCGAGCCGGTGCTGGCGCTGGCCGACGCCCTCGTCGAGGCGTTCTGGCGGATCTACGGCGACCACCCCGCCACCGCGTTCGCCACCGACCTCGGCCTCGACCGCGACGCGCTCGTCGCCCAGGCCACCTCGATGGCGTCGGTCGCCGTCGCGGTCGCCCACGACAACGGCGACCTGGAGCGCCTCGTGCGGGAGCGGCTCGCGCCGTTCTACGCGTCCCCGGAGGTCGCGGCGATCCTCGACGAGTCCGT
Above is a genomic segment from Nocardioides aromaticivorans containing:
- a CDS encoding LuxR C-terminal-related transcriptional regulator; its protein translation is MRAVLAEDQALLRVGLTRILEAGGIEVVEAVDNAPSLARALAREDIDIAVVDVRLPPTHTTEGLEAATAVREARPAFPVLVLSQWVEPLYARQLLAGGEGSIGYLLKDRVADVDAFLAAVRQVADGGTVLDPEVVAALVSARSRPLDRLTDREREVLTLMAEGRSNAAIAARLVVTEKAVGKHTNNIFAKLDLPQASDDNRRVLAVLAWLDGR
- a CDS encoding sensor histidine kinase; the encoded protein is MTDFTTMQILAPVRLGRPFELTADGLLDRLRLTLVSAAYAASFVPSLALAILTVLCLALGPALGLGILLAQAVVPATAGLTALHRRVSGRLLDEEITPGYARSGEVAALVRPVRWMRDPARWRNVGFLWFSASGGFAMSLLPVALLTLPVTWLILAVTASGWIWLLLLVLSGPALVAWWFVTPPLVRARALAERAMLGDSRVTRLEQRVEQVEESRAETLDHNAAEVRRIERDLHDGAQARIASVGMNVGLAEKLVRTDPDAAAALLREARETTMDALDDLRSVVRGIHPPVLADRGLAGAVQALALALPVPTSVAVEVPRLPAPVESAAYFAVAECLANTVKHAAASRAWVTGRYDGDRLRITVGDDGRGGADATGSGLAGVARRLDAFDGDVRVLSPAGGPTLVELEVPCRTA
- a CDS encoding FtsX-like permease family protein, whose translation is MNSLALRSLRQRPFAATATFLAVLLGTVLIGSFATLAESSSAASGTDADTLVILGAVVGGWGSMIVLFSVASTVGITTHQRAGEIGLLRTVGATPRQARRLVVRETAAVTTLAALLGALVASVTGHALFDLVRSGGLVADATVYDAGPASVGAAAVLVLVAAGVATWVAARRATRGPAGVLLREAAAEQGRMRWWRVLAAVVLVGYGIAMAVITVAVTAHDEDPYAAMSTSGSSSILVGVGLAVLAPVLLRWFAAPAGLLVGRAGASGHLASYNTARRAHLLAGVLAPVLVLTSAAVGTLLLVDIDARTLPAGNPDSDTITLLNNVVVGMLSLFAAIMVVNAFVAAIAHRRDELQRLRLIGATPRQVERSVVAEAAIVAAIGVVLGTLAALTTVVPFAIARHEGAVPDGGLWLVPAVVAGVVALTLCAARTSVRAQVVGR
- a CDS encoding ABC transporter ATP-binding protein yields the protein MTTSPTATALAVHGLTRTYGTGDATISALAGIDLEFRRGTFTAVMGPSGSGKSTFLSCAAGLDRPTSGRVLIGDEDVTDWDEDRRTRLRRERIGFVFQGFHLLPYLSATQNVALPARLAGHRPDRAKVRHLLERVGLGDRAHHLPGSMSGGQQQRVAIARALVTDPEVVLADEPTGALDSATARQILALLRSSVTEMGQTVVMVTHDPVAASYADEVVFLVDGRVAGRMTHPTADAVAGQMAHLDDLVVAR
- a CDS encoding DUF5999 family protein, with amino-acid sequence MCDHSPQCPSAGDADCCTAHVTSDHSEQGWCRLCNGVILFDDGAYLTPDGRPMELRRSA
- a CDS encoding enoyl-CoA hydratase-related protein; translation: MTTLDITDGIAVLTIGDDENRFTLAWLDEVEAALDRVVEAGTPLVTTGGGKFFSNGLDLDWAMANPEEFGGYAQRVERLLARFLALPVPTVAAVNGHAFGAGAMLALAHDWRVMRADRGFFCLPEVDIRIPFTPGMAALIQARLTPRSAVDAMTTGARFGGPEAEAAGIVDATAAEEGLLADAVARVAPLQGKDVATLESIKSTMFAPVLELLRGTSA